Part of the Paenibacillus antri genome is shown below.
GGATACGATCGATACGAAATTCGATAACGTTCGAGTGTATACCGATCGGTCCCCCGTCGAAGCTCCCGCGAATTTGCAAGCCGTCGCCGGCGGCGCGAGGGTTCGGCTGAGCTGGAGCGCCGTCCCGGACGCGGACGGCTACACGGTGAAGCGGAGAAGCTCGTCCCGCCTTCCGTTCGAAACCGTCGCGGACGGCGTCGTCGGTTTGCAGTACGCCGATTTCTCGATCGTTAGCGGCGCAACGTACGAATACGTCGTCACCGCCGTCCGCGGCGGCAAGGAAAGTCTGCACTCGAACCGAGCGACGGCCGTGCCGAAGTCGCTCGAGGCGACGGTCGACAATCCGGAAGCGGAGAAAATCGGAGCATGGACGCTCGGCGCCGGTCTGCCGAACTATATCGGAGCGAATTACGCCGTACATTCGACCGGCGCCGGCGACCATTCGCTTCGCTGGAGGCCGAACTTACCGATGGCCGGCGCTTACGCCGTATATTACAACTTGCCGAACGGCAATGCGGATCGTTCGACGAACGCGCCGTATACCGTCCATTATCACGGCGGGTCGGAGACGTTCCTCGTCGATCAACAAGGAGTCGGGGGCGAATGGAAGCGGCTCGGCGTCTTCGATTTCCTTGCGGGGGATTCGGGATACGTCGAGATCACGGACCGGGCGAACGGCAAGTACGTCATCGCGGATGCAGTGAAGTTCGTGAAGGTGGACGACATCGCTCCCGTGACGACGGCCGAGGCGTTGGGGGAAGAGCGCAATGGATGGTACGTCGCCGAAGCGACGGTGACCTTGACCGCGACCGACAGCCTGTCCGACGTCGAACGAACGGAATATCGTTGGAACGGCGGGAGTTGGGAGACGTACGAAGGGCCGTTGCATGTAACGGAGGAAGGGGAGCATCTTCTCGAATTCCGCTCGATCGACGAAGCGGGGAACGCGGAAGCGCCACAATCGTCGACGATCGCGATCGACGCGACCCCTCCGTCGCTGGAATGGCTCGGCGTGGAAGAGGGAGCGACGTATATCGGGGCCGTTACCCCGTCGGCGAACGCGTCCGACCCTTGGAGCGGTGTCGCAAGCTTGGCGTTCGAGTTGGACGGCTCGCCCTGGTCGCCGGGCGCGCCGATCGAAGAGCCCGGGCCGCACGTTCTGAAGGCGACGGCGACGGATCGGGCGGGACACGCCGCCGATGCGGAGATTCGGTTTACCGTCAAGGACGCCGCGTCGCTGCGGGTCGTCGGAGATCCCCTGAAGATCGGCGCGGGACCGCACTCGCTCTCCGCGCAAGTCGATCCGACGGAACCGAACGACCGCGCGAACATCGGCGGTCTGCCGGTGCGGATGTCGCTATGGCGGTTGGATAAGGATTTCGCGTGGACGTCGGTGACGGAGGACGTCTACGCTACGACGAGCGAAGAGGGACTCGCAACGGTCGAACTGGAGCTCTCCGACGGATTATACCTTGTGAAGGCCGAGCTGCAGGCGAACGATTTCTTCGTCGCGAATGAGCCCGCGTTGTCGTTCGCCGTCGTGAAAAACTCGCAAAGGCCCTCGGGAGCCGAAGGGCGAAACGAGCTGCCCCCGGCCTTCACCGGAACGATGACGCTCGATCTGAGGGAGTACGGCTTGGAACCGAAGCTGAAGGCGACCGGTTGGACATGGGTCGGCGGGAATACGCTGCAAGCGGAAGGACGGCACGGTCAAGAGAGCTACGCGGTGCAGCTTCTCTTTCAATCGACCGATCCGGAGCCGAACGCGACGCTGCGGGTGTGGGAAGGTTTCGATACGACCGCCGCCCCGATCGTCGACGTGCCGAGCGTCCCTTTCGCCTATTTGACAGCCGCCGAGGGACTTTAGCGGCGAACCGAAGGGCGCCCCCGTCCCGCGACGGCGGCGCCTTGTAACGAATACACATACACGAGGTGGAGCGCAATGATAATGAAGCATGCGATCGAATGGGAAGTGGGCTGGAGCGACTCCGCCGCGGCGGCTCCCGCACGGTTCGTACCGGCGACGGTTCCCGGCGCGGTCCAATTGGATTGGGCGAGAGCGGAAGGCTGGCCGGACCATACGTACGGGGAAAATTGGCGGGAGTATGGATGGATGGAGGACAAATATTGGGTATACCGCACGCGCCTTCAGGCGCCGTCCCCGCAAGAAGGGGAGCGGGTGGCGTTCGTGTCCGGAGGCATCGATTACAGCTTCGCGATTCGGTTGGACGGGGTCGAGCTTCTGAAACAGGAGGGGATGTTTACGCCCGTCGACATGGACCTCACGGATCGGTATCGCCCGGGCGCGGTGTTGGAAGTCGTCGTCGACCCCGCCCCGAAGCGCGCGGATGCGCATAGGTCCCGAGCGGAAGCGGATCATTCCGTCAAGCCCGCGGTCAGCTACGGCTGGGATTGGCATCCCCGGCTGATTCCGCTCGGGATCTGGGACGAGACGCACTTGGAGATTCGACCGGACGTTTACCTTGCGAACGCCGAGACGTTTTACGACTTAAACGACGGGTTGGACGCGGCGGAGCTGCGGCTCGACGTCGAACTGAATCGGTACGCCGCAGGCGCGTTGACGTGGCGGTTGACCGATCCCGACGGCGAGTCGGTGTTCGAGCGGACCGTCGACACGACGGATAAGCGGATTAGTCTCCATGCGACGATCGACCGTCCGCGGTTATGGTGGCCGCATGACCAAGGGCCGCAGCCGTTGTACTTGTCCGAAGTGTCGTGGACCGACGGGAGTCGTTCGGACTCGGCCTCGACGCGACGCCTCCAGCGCATCGGCTTCCGCCGCGTGCGCTTAACGATGCACGAAGGCGCTTGGAGGGAGCCCGTCGGCTTCCCGAAGAGCCGAAGTCATCCGCCCATCACGCTCGAGGTCAACGGGCGCAACGTATTCGGCAAAGGGACGAACTGGGTCAATCCCGACATCTTCCCGGGGACGATCACGGCAGAACGTTACCGAACGCTGCTCGAGCTCGCGAAAGACGCTCATATGAACCTGCTTCGCGTCTGGGGCGGCGGCATCGTCAATAAGGAGAGCTTCTTCGAGCAATGCGACGAGATGGGGATTATGGTGTGGCAAGAGTTCCCGCTGGCCTGCAATCTGTATCCCGATAAACCCGACTATTTGCGAGTGCTCGACCAAGAATCGCGGTCGATCGTCTCCCGGCTTCGAAAGCATCCTTCGCTCGTCTTGTGGTGCGGCGGCAACGAGTTGTTCAATTCCTGGTCCAGGATGACGGACCAATCGCTGCCGCTTCGTCTTCTCAACGCGAATTGCTACGCGCTCGACCCGAAGACGCCGTTCCTGATGACGTCCCCGGTCGAAGGGATGGGGCACGGCAATTACGTATTCCGTTATCAGAACGGCGAAGACGTGCTCCAAGCGATGCCGAAGGCGAACAACACGGCGTATACCGAGTTCGGCGTGCCTTCGCCGTCGCCGGTGGAGCTGCTCAAGCGATTTATACCGCCGGAGGAGCTGTTCCCTCCGAAGCCCGGAACGTCTTGGGAGAGCCATCATGCGTTCAACGCCTGGGTCGGGGAGACGTGGCTGATGCCGCGCTTGATCGAGGACTACTTCGGTCCCAGCGAGACGCTCGAGCAATTGGTCGAACGCGGGCAGCTGCTTCAATCCGAGGGGTATAAATGCATCTTCGAGGAAGCTCGCAGACAGAAGCCGCGATGCTCCATGGCGCTCAATTGGTGTTACAACGAGCCTTGGCCGACCGCCGCGAACAACAGCATCGTCTGCTGGCCGGCCGAGCCGAAACCCGCATACTATGCCGTACAGTCGTCGAACAGGCCCGTATTGGCCAGCGCGCGAATTCCGAAGTTCGAATGGAAGGAGGGGGACTGGTTCGAGCCGGAGCTATGGCTGCTGAACGACAGTCCGGCGACGGTGCCGGGAGGGCGCATGGCGGCGTACCTCGACCTAGGGACCGGAGGAAGGCACCTGCTCCTCGCCTGGGATGTACCGGAGACCGGACCGAACGAGAATCGCCGAGGTCCGACCGCGCGATTCCGGATCCCCGCGGCGAGCGACGAACGGATGAAGCTCGAACTCGTCATGCCCGACGCGCCGGAGAGAGACTCGGTCTATACCCTATTGTTTACATCCGAGAATCGTCCGGCGCCGCAGCCTAGGTCCGTGCTGAATCTATAAAATGAATTCCATTAATATAAGGCAAGAAGCGCAAGAATGTCTCGTATCGAACCGGAACGCCCCCCTTATATAATCGAAATGTAAGCGAAACCAACAAACAAGCGAGGGGAAACTATGAATTTCGAAAAGAAGAAGGGGCGGACCGCGCTCGCCTTGGCGTTGGCTGCATTCCTGGCGTTAAGCGCCTGCGGAAGCGCCGGGAACGACGACGCGACCGCGCCGGAGGGAACGAAGCAAAGCCAAGAACAAACGAGCGAAGGCGCCGGGAGCTCCGCCGAGAAACCGGCGGCGCCGGAAGGCCCGCTCGGCAAATACGATCCGCCGATCGAGGTGACGACGGTGCGGTTCGTCAATGCAAGCTTCAAATACGACGAAGGAAAGTCCATCGACGATAACATCTGGACCGACATCTTCAAGAACGAGTACGGCATCCACGTGAAAAACCTGTGGACGGTCGACGAATCGCAGTATCGGCAGAAGCTGAATATTTCGATCGCGTCGGGCGACATTCCGGACTTCATGCTCGTGAACAAGGAAGAACTGATGCGCCTTTACGAATCCGACCAACTGGAGGATATGAGCGGCGTTCTCGAATCGTACGGAAGCGATTACTTGAAGGAACTGCTGAACCAAGATAACGGCGCGGCGCTGCGGGCGGCTACGTTCGACGGCAAGCTGGTCGGCATTCCGCAGACGCAGGTGAACGGCGGCGTCAGCACGGGCGAGATGATCTATCTTCGCTACGACTGGCTGAAGAAGCTGAACCTGCCGGAGCCGAAGACGATCGACGACGTCGTGAAGATCGCGACCGCCTTCGCGAAGGACGATCCGGACGGCAACGGCGTCGCCGACACGTACGGTCTCGGCATGAATAAGGATTTGTTCCAGACGCACGGGACGGTGAAGGGCTTCCTGAACGGATTCGGCGCTTATCCGGATATGTGGCTGAAGGGCGCGGACGGCAAGCTCGTTCACGGCTCGATCCAGCCGGAGACGAAGACGGCGCTGCAGAAGCTGTCCGAGCTGTACGCGAACGGCGTCATCGACCGCGAGTTCGCCGTCAAGGACTGGAACAAGGTCGCGGAGGATGTCGCGGCGAACCGGCTCGGCCTCGCGTACGGAACCGTCTCGGACGGCGGTCACATTCACCGCGCGAATAAAGACAACAACCCGGACGCCGAGTGGAAAATTTATCCGATCGTCTCGCTTGACGGCAGTCCCGTGCATCCGCAGCTCGCGGATACGGCGAATAACTTCTACGTCGTGAAGAAGGGCGCGAAGCACCCGGAAGCGATAATCAAGCTGGCGAATATCTATCTGGAGCACTACTACTTGACGAGCTACGCGCCGGACCCGAACCCGTTCATCTCCAGAGACGGCGGCATCTTCCCGGGCAAATACCACCCGACGGTCATCGATCCGCTCAACGTCAACCTCGACGCCTTCCGGCTCGTGCAAGAAGCGTTGGCGTCGGGCGACGGCAGCCACCTCGGCTTCCCGGCGAACGTCCACTTCGATCGTCTGACGAAGTACGCGGCGGGCGACCAGGAGATGTGGTTCTCCACCATCGTCTTCGGGGCCGAAGGCTCCTACAGCGTCATCGACTATTACGATAAGAACAAGCTCGGCATATACAGCGAGTTCCAAGGCGCGGCGACGCCGACGATGACGGAGAAGATGTCCTCATTGAAGAAGTTCCAGGATGAAACGTTCACGAAGATCATTATGGGGCAGGCGTCGATCGACGAGTTCGACAAGTTCGTGGAAGAGTGGAAGAAGTTGGGCGGCGACAAAATTACCGAAGAAGTTAATGCAAGCTTATAGACGTAACAAAGCGCTCCATCGAGAAGGCGAAGCGATTCGCCTTCTCCTATCCTTTTCCCGGAGGAAACTTACATGCTTACGAAATGGCGGTTGGAGATGCCGCTGCATCTCATGCTGATTCCGGGCCTCGTCGCGATTCTGATCTTCAGCTACATTCCGATGGTCGGGGTCGTCATCGCGTTCCAGAAGTTCATGCCGGTCAAGGGGCTGTTCGGCTCGGAGTGGATCGGGCTCGACAACTTCCGGTATATGACGGAGCTCCCCGGATTTTACCGTATCGTGTGGAACACGATCTTCATCGCGACGATGAAAATCGTATCCGGACTCGTC
Proteins encoded:
- a CDS encoding glycoside hydrolase family 2 protein, which gives rise to MIMKHAIEWEVGWSDSAAAAPARFVPATVPGAVQLDWARAEGWPDHTYGENWREYGWMEDKYWVYRTRLQAPSPQEGERVAFVSGGIDYSFAIRLDGVELLKQEGMFTPVDMDLTDRYRPGAVLEVVVDPAPKRADAHRSRAEADHSVKPAVSYGWDWHPRLIPLGIWDETHLEIRPDVYLANAETFYDLNDGLDAAELRLDVELNRYAAGALTWRLTDPDGESVFERTVDTTDKRISLHATIDRPRLWWPHDQGPQPLYLSEVSWTDGSRSDSASTRRLQRIGFRRVRLTMHEGAWREPVGFPKSRSHPPITLEVNGRNVFGKGTNWVNPDIFPGTITAERYRTLLELAKDAHMNLLRVWGGGIVNKESFFEQCDEMGIMVWQEFPLACNLYPDKPDYLRVLDQESRSIVSRLRKHPSLVLWCGGNELFNSWSRMTDQSLPLRLLNANCYALDPKTPFLMTSPVEGMGHGNYVFRYQNGEDVLQAMPKANNTAYTEFGVPSPSPVELLKRFIPPEELFPPKPGTSWESHHAFNAWVGETWLMPRLIEDYFGPSETLEQLVERGQLLQSEGYKCIFEEARRQKPRCSMALNWCYNEPWPTAANNSIVCWPAEPKPAYYAVQSSNRPVLASARIPKFEWKEGDWFEPELWLLNDSPATVPGGRMAAYLDLGTGGRHLLLAWDVPETGPNENRRGPTARFRIPAASDERMKLELVMPDAPERDSVYTLLFTSENRPAPQPRSVLNL
- a CDS encoding extracellular solute-binding protein — translated: MNFEKKKGRTALALALAAFLALSACGSAGNDDATAPEGTKQSQEQTSEGAGSSAEKPAAPEGPLGKYDPPIEVTTVRFVNASFKYDEGKSIDDNIWTDIFKNEYGIHVKNLWTVDESQYRQKLNISIASGDIPDFMLVNKEELMRLYESDQLEDMSGVLESYGSDYLKELLNQDNGAALRAATFDGKLVGIPQTQVNGGVSTGEMIYLRYDWLKKLNLPEPKTIDDVVKIATAFAKDDPDGNGVADTYGLGMNKDLFQTHGTVKGFLNGFGAYPDMWLKGADGKLVHGSIQPETKTALQKLSELYANGVIDREFAVKDWNKVAEDVAANRLGLAYGTVSDGGHIHRANKDNNPDAEWKIYPIVSLDGSPVHPQLADTANNFYVVKKGAKHPEAIIKLANIYLEHYYLTSYAPDPNPFISRDGGIFPGKYHPTVIDPLNVNLDAFRLVQEALASGDGSHLGFPANVHFDRLTKYAAGDQEMWFSTIVFGAEGSYSVIDYYDKNKLGIYSEFQGAATPTMTEKMSSLKKFQDETFTKIIMGQASIDEFDKFVEEWKKLGGDKITEEVNASL